The following are encoded in a window of Mycobacterium vicinigordonae genomic DNA:
- a CDS encoding siderophore-interacting protein yields MAGRPLQAFEVVSTEQLTPHMIRVVLGSDHFDTFVPSKFTDSYVKLVFVTDGVDVAALPEPLTLDSFAELPPEKRPAVRTLTVRRVDEQARQITLDIAIHGEHGVAGPWAASVQPGQPIYLMGPGGAYTPDPAADWHLLAGDESAIPAIAAALEALPDTAVGKVFIEVAGPDDEIPLAAPESVEVNWVYRGGRADLVPEDRAGDHAPLIEAVTTTLWLPGQVHVFIHGEAQAVMHNLRPYIRKERGVGAQWASSISGYWRRGRTEESFRAWKKELAEAEAGSQ; encoded by the coding sequence GTGGCAGGTCGGCCTCTGCAAGCATTCGAGGTGGTCAGTACCGAGCAGCTCACGCCGCACATGATCAGGGTGGTGTTGGGCAGCGACCATTTCGACACCTTCGTGCCCAGCAAGTTCACCGACTCCTACGTGAAGCTGGTCTTCGTAACCGACGGCGTAGACGTCGCAGCGCTGCCGGAGCCGCTGACCCTGGACAGCTTCGCCGAACTGCCGCCGGAGAAGCGGCCCGCGGTGCGCACCCTGACCGTGCGCCGCGTCGATGAGCAGGCCCGGCAGATCACCTTGGACATCGCCATTCACGGCGAGCACGGTGTGGCCGGTCCGTGGGCCGCGTCGGTGCAACCGGGTCAACCGATCTATCTGATGGGCCCCGGTGGCGCCTACACGCCCGACCCGGCGGCCGACTGGCACCTGCTGGCCGGGGATGAATCGGCGATCCCGGCCATCGCGGCTGCCCTGGAGGCGCTGCCCGACACCGCCGTCGGCAAGGTGTTCATCGAGGTCGCCGGACCCGACGACGAGATACCGCTGGCCGCCCCCGAATCGGTCGAGGTGAACTGGGTCTACCGGGGCGGGCGCGCCGACCTGGTGCCCGAAGACCGAGCTGGCGACCACGCGCCGCTGATCGAGGCGGTCACCACGACGCTGTGGCTGCCGGGCCAGGTGCATGTCTTCATCCACGGCGAGGCGCAAGCCGTCATGCACAATTTGCGTCCCTACATCCGCAAGGAGCGTGGCGTCGGTGCCCAGTGGGCGTCCTCGATCTCGGGTTACTGGCGCCGGGGCCGCACCGAAGAGTCATTCCGGGCATGGAAGAAAGAACTCGCCGAGGCGGAGGCCGGATCCCAGTAG